A single window of Ananas comosus cultivar F153 linkage group 17, ASM154086v1, whole genome shotgun sequence DNA harbors:
- the LOC109723087 gene encoding serine/threonine-protein kinase OXI1-like, with the protein MLHAPPPPSLDLAELRALSVLGRGAKGVVFLVQPTAGGEPLALKAISRSSVEHAKSHGGGGGDGGGDAYRRIWFERDVLQALRHPLLPSLRGVVSTERIVGFAIDRCSGGDLNSLRRRQTEKMFSDDVIRFYAAELVLALEHLHGLGIVYRDLKPENVLIQDNGHLMLVDFDLSTKLPSPPPPPDRSKPPPPPPPLPSSASTEEKDKKNKKKKKRPLLSCFSCDAGVSPEDPSPSPSSSPSPAVAGEASGGGASPARSPGKSNSFVGTEDYVAPEIIRGKGHDFAVDWWGLGVVLYEMLYGRTPFRGQNRKETFYRILSKDPELVGEQTPLRHLIARLLDKDPRNRIAPHAIKQHEFFRGVDWESLLTVARPPFIPTVTVTVTERDGECDAALDVERVVDEVFQSREAAKGGKTDEDDNNGDGITLLTEPPPPPPPQIDDDFKVF; encoded by the exons ATGCTCCacgctcctcctccgccgtcgctGGATTTGGCGGAGCTTAGAGCGCTCTCCGTCCTCGGCCGCGGGGCCAAGGGCGTCGTCTTCCTCGTCCAACCCACCGCCGGTGGGGAGCCGCTCGCCCTCAAGGCCATCTCCCGCTCCTCCGTCGAGCACGCCAAgagccacggcggcggcggcggcgatggaggAGGAGACGCCTATCGCCGGATCTGGTTCGAGCGCGACGTGCTCCAGGCGCTCCGCCACCCGCTCCTGCCGTCCCTCCGCGGCGTCGTCTCCACGGAGCGGATCGTCGGGTTCGCCATCGATCGGTGCTCCGGAGGCGACCTGAACTCGCTCCGGCGGCGCCAGACCGAGAAGATGTTCTCCGACGACGTCATACG GTTCTACGCCGCGGAGCTCGTCCTCGCGCTGGAGCACCTCCACGGACTGGGGATCGTGTACCGCGATCTCAAGCCCGAGAACGTCCTCATCCAGGACAACGGCCACCTCATGCTCGTCGACTTCGACCTCTCCACGAAGCTCCCTTCTCCCCCGCCGCCCCCCGATCGATCCaaaccccctcctcctcctcctccgctccccTCCTCCGCGAGCACGGAGGAGAAGgataagaagaataagaagaagaagaagcgccCCCTCCTCAGTTGCTTCTCCTGCGACGCGGGAGTGTCCCCGGAGGATCCGTCCCCGTCCCCTTCCTCGTCCCCGTCTCCGGCCGTGGCCGGCGAAGCATCCGGCGGGGGGGCGTCGCCGGCGAGGTCGCCGGGGAAGTCGAACTCGTTCGTGGGGACGGAGGATTACGTGGCGCCGGAGATCATCAGAGGGAAGGGCCACGATTTCGCGGTGGACTGGTGGGGCCTGGGGGTGGTGCTCTACGAGATGCTCTACGGGCGCACCCCCTTCCGGGGGCAAAATCGGAAAGAGACCTTCTACCGCATCCTCTCCAAGGACCCGGAGCTCGTCGGCGAGCAAACGCCGTTACGCCACCTCATCGCCCGCCTCCTCGACAAGGACCCCCGGAACCGCATCGCGCCCCACGCCATCAAGCAGCACGAATTCTTCAGAGGGGTAGATTGGGAATCCCTGCTAACGGTCGCTCGCCCGCCGTTCATCCCCACCGTAACCGTAACAGTAACGGAGCGGGACGGGGAGTGCGACGCGGCGCTCGACGTCGAGAGAGTCGTCGACGAGGTCTTCCAAAGCCGCGAAGCGGCCAAGGGTGGTAAAACGGACGAGGACGACAATAACGGCGACGGCATAACGCTCCTAACGgagcccccgcccccgcccccgcctcAAATTGATGATGATTTTAAGGTGTTTTAA
- the LOC109723349 gene encoding galactolipase DONGLE, chloroplastic-like — MALSINPALNPSIVSRGLRSQRLRVSASAVAAAPSSVASRSASVPALVVGTHAVPGANARPPLSSVWREVQGADDWEDMVEPLSPLLCEEIVRYGEFVAACYKAFDLDQASRRYLNCKYGKGSMLREVGMGGSGYEVTKYIYATPDISIPTQTGTCCSRWIGYVTVASDDAVRRLGRRDILVAFRGTVTNTEWIANFMSSLTPARLDPHDPRPDVKVESGFLSLYTSDDSTCKFSGGSCREQLLSELARLIHKYKDEEISITLAGHSMGSSLALLLGYDLAELGLNRDGSNRDIPITVYSFGGPRVGNLGFKDRCEELGVKVLRVVNVNDPVTKLPGVFFNENFRLPWSCSCYTHVGVELALDFFKMKNPACVHDLDAYIGLLKSWPKMAKMKKEGADFISRMRKLLRAEKLEAWLLLEASRQVGNLVQSLRI, encoded by the coding sequence ATGGCTTTGAGCATTAATCCGGCGCTGAACCCCTCTATCGTATCCCGCGGGCTACGCTCGCAGCGGCTGCGGGTTTCTGCCTCGGCCGTGGCGGCGGCCCCGAGCAGCGTCGCGTCGCGGTCGGCGTCGGTGCCTGCGCTCGTCGTGGGAACGCATGCGGTGCCCGGCGCGAATGCGCGGCCGCCTCTGTCGAGCGTGTGGCGGGAGGTCCAGGGGGCCGACGACTGGGAGGATATGGTGGAGCCGCTGAGCCCGCTGCTGTGCGAGGAGATTGTGAGGTATGGAGAGTTCGTCGCCGCGTGCTACAAGGCCTTCGACCTCGACCAGGCCTCGCGGCGGTACCTCAATTGCAAGTACGGCAAAGGAAGCATGCTCCGCGAGGTCGGGATGGGGGGCTCGGGCTATGAGGTCACCAAGTACATTTATGCCACCCCGGACATCAGCATCCCCACGCAGACCGGCACGTGCTGCAGCCGCTGGATCGGGTACGTGACCGTCGCCTCGGACGATGCCGTCCGCCGCCTCGGGCGCCGTGACATCCTCGTGGCTTTCCGCGGGACAGTCACCAACACTGAGTGGATCGCCAACTTCATGAGCTCGCTCACTCCGGCGCGACTAGACCCGCATGACCCCCGGCCCGACGTAAAGGTCGAGTCCGGGTTCCTCAGCCTCTACACGTCCGACGACAGCACGTGCAAATTCAGCGGCGGCAGCTGCCGCGAGCAGCTGCTCTCTGAGCTTGCGCGGCTCATCCACAAATATAAAGACGAAGAAATAAGCATAACACTAGCTGGGCACAGCATGGGGAGCTCTTTAGCGCTTCTTCTAGGCTACGACCTCGCGGAGCTCGGATTGAACCGGGACGGATCGAACCGGGATATACCGATCACTGTTTACTCCTTCGGGGGTCCGAGGGTCGGGAACTTGGGGTTCAAGGACCGATGCGAGGAGCTCGGCGTAAAGGTTTTGAGAGTAGTCAATGTGAACGACCCCGTAACGAAGTTACCGGGGGTTTTCTTCAACGAGAACTTTAGATTGCCTTGGAGCTGCTCGTGCTACACGCATGTGGGAGTCGAGCTTGCACTTGACTTCTTCAAGATGAAGAACCCTGCATGCGTTCACGACTTGGATGCATATATCGGGTTGCTGAAGTCCTGGCCCAAGATGGCAAAGATGAAGAAGGAGGGGGCAGATTTTATAAGCCGCATGAGGAAACTTCTGCGCGCTGAGAAGCTCGAAGCATGGCTTCTGCTGGAGGCTTCACGTCAAGTAGGAAACTTGGTTCAATCTCTCAGGATTTGA
- the LOC109723593 gene encoding zinc finger AN1 domain-containing stress-associated protein 15-like: MARESCNFDKDEAEILKPSSSSPPPSTSPPPPPPSPPLLSLRQKRKAPEIDLNEDFASSDCAHRPDDEGESRLSVGFSNRCSACRKKVGLTSFRCRCGGLFCGRHRHSEAHRCSFDYKAAGREEIARANPLIRAAKIIKI, encoded by the coding sequence ATGGCACGGGAAAGTTGTAATTTCGACAAAGATGAGGCCGAGATTCTCaaaccctcttcttcttcccctccccCATCaacatcaccaccaccaccaccaccatcaccaccTTTATTGTCTCTAAGGCAGAAGCGCAAGGCGCCGGAGATCGATTTGAATGAGGATTTTGCGTCCTCCGATTGCGCACATCGGCCAGACGATGAGGGGGAATCTCGGCTGTCGGTTGGGTTTAGTAACCGGTGCTCCGCTTGCCGGAAGAAGGTGGGGCTCACCAGTTTCCGGTGCCGGTGCGGAGGCCTCTTCTGCGGCCGCCACCGCCACTCCGAAGCCCACAGGTGCTCTTTTGACTACAAGGCCGCGGGGAGGGAGGAGATCGCCAGGGCCAACCCTTTGATCAGAGCTGCTAAGATCATTAAGATTTGA